A genomic region of Serratia fonticola contains the following coding sequences:
- the aceB gene encoding malate synthase A, which translates to MTQQMIGTELAFTQAFGAAERQILTDDAVEFLAELVGKFTPQRNKLLAARASWQEKIDRGELPGFISETDSIRNAQWTIRGVPDDLRDRRVEITGPVERKMVINALNANVKVFMADFEDSLAPSWDKVIDGQINLRDAVNGTISYTNEAGKIYQLKPNPAVLIARVRGLHLPEKHVLWQGEPIPGGLFDFALYFFHNYRQLLAKGSGPYFYLPKTQSWQEAAWWSEVFSFTEDRFELPRGTIKATVLIETLPAVFQMDEILYHLRDHIVGLNCGRWDYIFSYIKTLKNHGDRVLPDRQSVTMTQPFLSAYSRLLIKTCHKRGAFAMGGMAAFIPSKDVEQNAVVLDKVRADKELEATNGHDGTWVAHPGLADTVMEVFNRILGDRPNQLEVLRESDAPITAAQLLEPCDGERTETGMRANIRVAVQYIEAWISGNGCVPIYGLMEDAATAEISRTSIWQWIHHEKSLSNGQQVTKALFRQMLQEEMQVVRKELGDARYHSGRFEEAAQLMERITTQDELIDFLTLPGYELLA; encoded by the coding sequence ATGACGCAACAGATGATAGGTACAGAATTAGCGTTTACACAGGCTTTTGGCGCAGCAGAGCGGCAGATACTGACGGATGATGCGGTCGAGTTCCTGGCTGAACTGGTGGGGAAATTTACGCCACAACGCAACAAGCTGTTGGCGGCACGCGCCAGTTGGCAGGAGAAAATAGACCGTGGCGAGCTGCCAGGTTTTATTTCGGAAACTGATTCCATTCGTAATGCTCAGTGGACAATCCGTGGCGTACCTGATGATTTACGCGATCGCCGGGTAGAAATTACCGGCCCTGTTGAACGCAAAATGGTGATCAACGCGCTGAACGCTAACGTCAAAGTGTTCATGGCTGATTTTGAAGATTCGCTGGCACCCAGTTGGGATAAAGTTATCGATGGGCAAATCAACCTGCGCGATGCGGTCAATGGCACCATTTCCTACACCAATGAAGCGGGCAAAATCTATCAGCTCAAACCTAATCCAGCGGTACTTATTGCTCGCGTTCGCGGTCTGCACCTGCCTGAAAAACACGTGCTGTGGCAAGGGGAGCCTATTCCGGGCGGCTTGTTCGATTTTGCACTCTATTTCTTCCATAACTATCGGCAACTGCTGGCAAAAGGCAGTGGCCCTTATTTCTATCTGCCGAAAACCCAGTCCTGGCAGGAGGCTGCCTGGTGGAGCGAAGTCTTTAGCTTTACCGAGGATCGCTTCGAGTTACCGCGCGGCACTATCAAGGCCACGGTGTTGATCGAAACCCTGCCTGCGGTATTCCAGATGGACGAGATCCTGTATCACCTGCGCGATCATATCGTCGGGCTGAACTGTGGCCGTTGGGACTACATCTTCAGCTATATCAAAACGCTGAAGAATCATGGCGATCGGGTGCTGCCGGACCGGCAGTCTGTCACCATGACCCAGCCTTTCCTCAGCGCCTATTCCCGTTTGCTGATCAAAACCTGCCATAAACGTGGAGCCTTTGCGATGGGGGGAATGGCGGCCTTCATCCCAAGTAAAGACGTGGAACAAAACGCGGTAGTACTGGACAAGGTACGAGCGGATAAAGAACTGGAAGCGACCAATGGCCATGATGGGACTTGGGTCGCTCATCCAGGGTTGGCAGACACGGTGATGGAAGTCTTTAACCGCATCCTTGGCGATCGCCCGAATCAATTGGAGGTCCTGCGTGAAAGTGATGCACCGATCACCGCCGCGCAATTGCTGGAACCTTGTGATGGTGAGCGTACTGAAACGGGAATGCGCGCCAACATTCGCGTAGCGGTGCAATACATTGAAGCCTGGATTTCCGGCAATGGTTGTGTACCCATTTATGGCCTGATGGAAGATGCCGCGACCGCAGAGATTTCACGTACCTCTATCTGGCAGTGGATCCACCACGAGAAAAGCCTCAGCAATGGCCAACAGGTAACCAAAGCCCTGTTCCGCCAGATGTTGCAGGAAGAGATGCAGGTCGTTCGTAAAGAATTGGGTGACGCGCGTTATCACTCCGGCCGTTTCGAAGAGGCGGCGCAACTGATGGAGCGCATTACCACCCAAGATGAATTAATCGATTTCCTGACCTTACCCGGCTACGAATTACTGGCCTGA
- the aceA gene encoding isocitrate lyase produces the protein MTTSRTQQIQQLEQEWKSARWEGITRPYSAEDVINLRGSVNPACTLAQNGAAKLWALLHGKSRKGYVNSLGALTGGQALQQAKAGVEAIYLSGWQVAADANTASAMYPDQSLYPVDSVPTVVERINNTFRRADQIQWANKIEPGSKGYTDYFLPIVADAEAGFGGVLNAFELMKAMIEAGAAGVHFEDQLAAVKKCGHMGGKVLVPTQEAIQKLVAARLAADVLGVPTLLIARTDADAADLLTSDCDPYDSAFVTGERTAEGFFRTHAGIEQAISRGLAYAPYADLVWCETSTPDLEAAKRFADAIHAQFPGKLLAYNCSPSFNWKKNLDDQTIARFQDELAAMGYKYQFITLAGIHSMWFNMFDLAHAYARGEGMKHYVEKVQQPEFAAVERGYTFASHQQEVGTGYFDKVTTIIQGGASSVTALTGSTEEQQF, from the coding sequence ATGACGACCTCCCGTACCCAACAGATTCAGCAGCTGGAACAGGAATGGAAATCAGCTCGCTGGGAAGGTATCACCCGCCCCTACAGTGCCGAAGACGTGATCAATCTGCGTGGTTCGGTCAATCCGGCCTGTACGTTAGCACAGAACGGTGCCGCCAAGTTGTGGGCGTTACTGCATGGAAAATCGCGCAAAGGCTACGTCAACAGCCTCGGGGCATTGACCGGTGGCCAGGCATTGCAACAGGCGAAAGCCGGTGTGGAGGCGATCTATCTGTCCGGCTGGCAGGTGGCGGCAGATGCCAACACCGCGTCTGCCATGTATCCAGATCAGTCACTGTATCCGGTGGACTCCGTCCCAACGGTGGTTGAGCGTATCAATAACACCTTCCGTCGTGCCGATCAGATCCAATGGGCTAACAAGATTGAGCCCGGCAGCAAAGGCTATACCGATTACTTTTTGCCTATTGTGGCAGATGCAGAGGCCGGATTTGGCGGTGTATTGAATGCCTTTGAACTGATGAAGGCCATGATCGAAGCTGGTGCGGCAGGGGTACATTTTGAAGACCAACTGGCGGCGGTGAAGAAGTGCGGCCATATGGGCGGTAAGGTACTGGTACCGACCCAGGAGGCCATCCAGAAGCTGGTCGCGGCGCGGTTAGCCGCCGACGTGCTGGGGGTACCAACCTTACTGATCGCACGCACTGATGCCGATGCGGCAGATTTGCTGACTTCCGATTGCGATCCGTATGACAGCGCCTTTGTGACCGGTGAACGTACCGCGGAAGGTTTCTTCCGTACTCATGCCGGGATTGAGCAGGCGATTAGCCGCGGTCTGGCCTATGCCCCTTATGCCGATCTGGTGTGGTGTGAAACCTCTACGCCAGATCTGGAGGCTGCCAAACGCTTTGCCGATGCGATTCATGCCCAATTCCCTGGCAAACTGTTGGCTTATAACTGTTCGCCGTCCTTCAACTGGAAGAAAAATCTGGACGACCAGACTATCGCTCGCTTCCAGGACGAACTGGCTGCGATGGGCTACAAGTATCAATTCATCACGCTGGCGGGTATCCACAGCATGTGGTTCAACATGTTCGATCTGGCGCATGCCTACGCACGTGGTGAAGGTATGAAGCACTATGTTGAAAAAGTACAGCAGCCAGAGTTTGCTGCGGTGGAGCGTGGCTATACCTTTGCTTCGCACCAACAGGAAGTGGGTACGGGCTACTTCGACAAAGTGACCACCATTATTCAAGGTGGCGCGTCTTCCGTGACGGCATTGACCGGTTCGACCGAAGAACAGCAGTTCTGA
- the aceK gene encoding bifunctional isocitrate dehydrogenase kinase/phosphatase: MAAKLELLIAQTILQGFDAQYGRFLEVTAGAQQRFEQADWPAVQQAMKRRIHLYDHHVGLVVEQLKCITGQKYYDADFPNRVKAVYTELLPDYPRFEIAESFFNSVYCRLFKHRDLTPDKLFVFSSQPERRFRDIPRPLARNFIANGDLAAMLHSLLTDLPLRLPWEDLPRDICSITQALLQAFSAQQLVGATFQIANELFYRNKAAWLVGKLRLADGVYPFLLPIHHSDSGALFIDTCLTSKAEASIVFGFARSYFMVYAPLPAALVEWLREILPGKTTAELYMAIGCQKHGKTECYREYLTFMAQSQEQFIIAPGVKGMVMLVFTLPSFDRVFKVIKDEFAPQKEVTQAQVMACYQLVKEHDRVGRMADTQEYENFVVEKARLSPELLAELQREVPEKLEDLGERVVIKHLYMERRMTPLNLYLEQANEQQLHDAIEEYGNAIKQLAAANIFPGDMLFKNFGVTRHGRVVFYDYDEICYMTEVNFRDIPPPRYPEDELASEPWYSIAPNDVFPEEFRHFLCGDKRIRKIFEEMHSDLFEADYWRGLQQRIKEGYIEDVFAYRKKRRFSQRLPSGYTEAPIEQAG, translated from the coding sequence ATGGCGGCAAAACTGGAACTGTTGATTGCACAGACGATCCTGCAGGGCTTTGATGCGCAATATGGCCGCTTTCTTGAAGTCACGGCCGGAGCGCAGCAGCGTTTTGAGCAGGCTGACTGGCCTGCCGTACAACAGGCGATGAAACGACGTATCCATCTTTACGATCACCACGTCGGTCTGGTGGTCGAGCAACTGAAATGCATTACCGGACAGAAATATTACGATGCGGATTTTCCCAACCGGGTGAAAGCGGTTTATACCGAGCTTTTACCTGACTATCCACGTTTTGAGATTGCCGAAAGCTTTTTTAATTCGGTTTACTGCCGTCTGTTCAAACACCGGGATTTGACCCCGGACAAGCTGTTTGTTTTCAGTTCGCAGCCTGAAAGACGTTTCCGTGATATTCCAAGACCATTGGCGCGCAATTTTATTGCCAATGGCGATCTGGCGGCCATGCTGCACAGCCTGCTGACTGACTTACCGCTGAGACTGCCTTGGGAAGATTTGCCACGTGATATCTGCTCTATCACTCAGGCGTTACTGCAAGCCTTTAGCGCGCAACAGCTGGTTGGGGCGACCTTTCAAATCGCCAATGAATTGTTCTACCGTAATAAAGCAGCCTGGTTAGTGGGCAAATTGCGGCTGGCTGATGGCGTTTATCCCTTCCTGTTGCCAATCCATCACAGCGATTCCGGTGCGTTGTTTATTGATACCTGTCTGACCAGCAAGGCCGAAGCCAGTATCGTGTTTGGTTTTGCCCGATCTTACTTTATGGTTTACGCCCCGTTGCCTGCGGCATTGGTTGAATGGTTACGTGAAATTCTACCGGGCAAAACCACCGCCGAACTGTATATGGCAATTGGTTGTCAGAAACATGGCAAAACGGAGTGTTATCGCGAATACCTGACCTTTATGGCGCAGTCTCAGGAGCAATTCATTATTGCACCGGGCGTGAAAGGTATGGTGATGCTGGTGTTTACCCTGCCGTCTTTTGATCGGGTTTTCAAAGTGATCAAAGACGAGTTCGCCCCGCAGAAAGAGGTGACGCAGGCACAGGTGATGGCCTGTTATCAGTTGGTGAAAGAGCATGACCGTGTTGGGCGGATGGCCGATACGCAGGAATATGAGAACTTTGTGGTGGAGAAGGCGCGCCTCAGCCCGGAACTGCTGGCGGAGTTGCAACGTGAAGTGCCAGAAAAGCTGGAAGATCTGGGCGAGCGTGTCGTCATCAAACATCTGTATATGGAACGACGGATGACGCCGCTGAATTTGTACCTGGAACAGGCCAACGAGCAGCAGTTGCATGATGCCATTGAAGAATACGGTAATGCCATCAAACAGCTGGCAGCGGCCAATATCTTCCCCGGCGATATGCTGTTCAAGAACTTTGGCGTCACGCGCCATGGTCGTGTGGTGTTCTACGACTATGACGAGATTTGTTACATGACCGAGGTTAATTTCCGTGATATTCCGCCGCCGCGTTATCCGGAAGATGAATTGGCGAGTGAGCCCTGGTATAGCATTGCGCCCAATGACGTCTTTCCCGAAGAATTCCGTCATTTTCTGTGCGGTGATAAACGTATTCGGAAAATCTTTGAGGAAATGCACAGCGACCTGTTTGAAGCGGACTACTGGCGTGGGCTTCAGCAGCGTATCAAAGAGGGCTACATAGAGGATGTGTTTGCCTATCGTAAAAAGCGACGTTTCAGCCAGCGTTTACCTTCAGGCTATACGGAAGCGCCGATTGAGCAGG